One genomic region from Glaciimonas sp. PAMC28666 encodes:
- the cas3f gene encoding type I-F CRISPR-associated helicase Cas3f, with protein sequence MHIVLVSQCEKKAILRTAKVLDAYAVRHGDRTWITPITKNGLDALYLELRSRGTRQTAVSCYVNDGKRRLKLLWVVGRKGTFGLGGAVAVATKEHSQKSQMPALSAAARLACLLAECAGLIHDFGKYGEVFQKKLDSLIPSGDPIRHEWISLQVLLGLFEGKSWTESWCRTRPLRMPEYLTHAHGIGKGLNTVEAVLAFLVMSHHRLPRWQKGGRGSTASPSVPSDGEYFRDDACRPDGSESRANPFLRQPTLLAAKRVEHLLSRIRQYALPDTSPEALRAIASLARMALILADHHVSGIDKTQSEGHGPHLEGLEGAVFANTHKHGGLRLKNQELGWHLTQVGNEAGAMVQRMLSFRPPGLSGDAIVILRKRSGDRFQWQNLCADEIERVQSERFLPTLVINIAGTGSGKTRMNMRAVAALHPPGNDGFQEPLRVAAALNLRTLTLQTRDAYAEQLGLNKEQLACVMGSRIAIQLHDAGKKTAELFDEDENEPEELFDFEGGGVEPPDWLKGFLDKKPVLQPLLMSPVVVSTIDFLINAGEPNKQGNHGLAMLRMMHSDLILDEIDAYDPKAMVAVARLVTASAMWGRHVIASSATLSAPVAKVLYEAFALGVRLYNALHEKQTTWRQVVIDDRVAPLILSSATDVTFIEAFNDHLHLMMASMGNQLFRPAELQNVSRHGGTKDGEKHFFAGVEAACLRLQERHAWAAPKNAAGFTGKISIGLVRVANIRIAIAIARRLATILPHVRVCCYHSQVGLLQRWNIERTLDQILTRKADEWASHTVQNPFVLEALYRAVEKGENRVHFIVIATPVEEIGRDHDFDWAVIEPSSSQSIVQTSGRVNRHRLANVDTPNIAVLQFNYRTCVQQEGVPVFCRPGLESDESFGDDGKSDYGDHDLAKLVNWSTLEKAGQIDARLRYQTQVHPFAGADDRALNVAVQRHMKNFTTSNECAWLIKDTYTNAPLRDKNGATHEEWFIDENGAYFKREPRGRIGWGFEDTPRSPNDIVPTHHNDWLVLSFDETCALAKKHGIAIKAATSVQVLSYGDSGETLMLKDCSFGYSTKRNKA encoded by the coding sequence ATGCATATCGTGCTTGTGTCGCAGTGTGAAAAAAAAGCTATCCTCAGAACGGCTAAAGTCCTTGATGCCTATGCAGTCCGGCACGGTGATCGTACCTGGATAACGCCCATTACAAAGAACGGGCTCGATGCACTTTACCTGGAGCTACGCAGTCGCGGCACCCGGCAAACAGCCGTTTCCTGCTACGTCAACGACGGCAAACGTAGACTCAAACTGTTATGGGTGGTAGGCAGGAAAGGAACTTTCGGATTGGGCGGTGCCGTTGCCGTAGCGACCAAAGAGCACTCCCAGAAAAGCCAGATGCCAGCGCTTTCTGCTGCTGCGCGTTTAGCTTGTCTGCTGGCTGAATGTGCCGGCTTGATTCACGATTTTGGCAAATATGGAGAGGTTTTTCAAAAAAAACTCGACTCGCTAATCCCGTCAGGAGATCCTATTCGCCATGAGTGGATCTCATTGCAGGTATTGCTTGGCCTCTTTGAGGGGAAAAGCTGGACCGAAAGCTGGTGTCGTACGAGACCTTTGCGTATGCCAGAATACCTCACCCACGCCCATGGCATAGGCAAAGGGTTGAACACTGTCGAGGCCGTGCTGGCTTTCTTAGTGATGTCGCATCATCGCCTGCCCAGATGGCAAAAAGGCGGTCGCGGCAGCACTGCTAGCCCATCCGTTCCAAGCGACGGGGAGTACTTTCGAGATGATGCGTGCCGTCCTGATGGCTCAGAAAGCAGAGCGAATCCATTTCTCCGCCAACCAACCTTGTTGGCGGCAAAACGTGTCGAGCATTTGCTATCGAGAATTCGCCAGTACGCCCTGCCCGACACCAGTCCTGAAGCACTTCGTGCGATTGCATCACTTGCCCGCATGGCACTCATTCTTGCCGATCATCACGTCTCTGGTATTGATAAAACGCAGTCAGAAGGACATGGGCCTCATTTAGAGGGGCTCGAGGGAGCGGTATTCGCCAACACACATAAACATGGCGGCCTCCGGCTGAAGAATCAAGAGTTGGGCTGGCACCTAACCCAAGTTGGAAATGAAGCTGGCGCAATGGTTCAACGCATGTTGTCATTCCGGCCGCCTGGGTTGAGCGGTGATGCAATTGTCATCCTCCGAAAAAGGTCTGGTGACCGCTTCCAATGGCAAAACCTATGTGCCGATGAAATCGAGAGGGTTCAATCAGAGCGGTTTCTTCCGACACTTGTAATTAATATTGCGGGAACGGGGAGCGGGAAAACGCGCATGAACATGCGCGCCGTAGCGGCATTGCATCCTCCCGGTAACGATGGTTTTCAGGAGCCTCTTCGGGTCGCCGCCGCACTCAACTTACGCACGCTGACGTTGCAGACGCGAGACGCTTATGCGGAGCAACTAGGATTAAATAAAGAGCAGTTGGCGTGTGTCATGGGAAGTCGTATTGCTATTCAACTACATGATGCTGGAAAAAAAACTGCGGAGCTGTTTGACGAAGATGAAAATGAGCCTGAAGAATTATTCGATTTCGAAGGTGGAGGTGTTGAACCACCGGATTGGTTAAAGGGATTCCTGGATAAAAAGCCAGTTTTGCAACCGTTGCTTATGTCTCCGGTCGTTGTGTCCACTATCGATTTTCTTATTAATGCAGGTGAACCTAATAAGCAAGGGAATCATGGTCTCGCTATGCTGCGTATGATGCACAGTGACCTCATCTTGGACGAAATTGATGCCTACGATCCAAAGGCGATGGTTGCCGTCGCACGGTTGGTCACTGCATCGGCTATGTGGGGACGTCACGTTATTGCCTCTTCCGCGACATTGTCCGCTCCCGTTGCAAAGGTGCTTTACGAGGCTTTTGCGCTTGGGGTTCGTTTGTACAATGCCCTCCACGAAAAACAAACCACATGGCGTCAAGTTGTCATTGATGACCGAGTTGCACCATTGATTTTATCTAGCGCTACGGATGTTACGTTTATAGAAGCTTTTAACGACCATCTCCATTTGATGATGGCTTCAATGGGTAATCAACTTTTCCGTCCGGCAGAATTACAAAACGTCTCGCGTCATGGAGGGACTAAGGACGGTGAAAAGCACTTCTTTGCTGGCGTGGAGGCGGCTTGTCTTCGCTTACAAGAGCGGCATGCATGGGCCGCGCCGAAGAATGCTGCCGGTTTCACCGGAAAAATATCGATAGGACTCGTTCGGGTCGCTAACATTCGTATTGCCATTGCGATAGCGCGGCGTTTGGCAACAATCCTGCCCCATGTGCGGGTGTGTTGTTACCACTCGCAGGTTGGGTTGCTCCAGCGTTGGAATATTGAACGCACGCTTGATCAAATTCTTACTCGTAAAGCAGATGAATGGGCATCCCACACGGTTCAAAATCCTTTCGTCCTTGAGGCTCTGTACAGAGCAGTGGAAAAGGGCGAAAACCGCGTTCACTTCATCGTTATTGCGACCCCGGTCGAGGAAATTGGTCGTGATCACGATTTTGATTGGGCAGTTATTGAACCGTCCAGTTCTCAATCCATTGTACAAACATCTGGTCGGGTCAATCGACATCGTCTGGCCAATGTGGACACCCCTAACATCGCAGTCTTGCAATTCAATTACAGGACTTGCGTGCAACAGGAAGGGGTGCCGGTATTTTGCCGCCCGGGCCTTGAATCAGATGAAAGTTTTGGTGACGATGGCAAAAGTGATTATGGTGATCATGATCTGGCAAAACTGGTAAATTGGTCGACCTTGGAGAAGGCCGGCCAGATTGATGCACGTTTGCGATATCAGACACAGGTGCATCCTTTCGCAGGTGCGGATGACCGTGCCCTTAACGTTGCAGTACAGCGCCATATGAAGAATTTCACGACGTCCAATGAATGCGCCTGGCTTATAAAAGATACCTATACAAACGCGCCATTGAGGGACAAAAACGGGGCCACCCATGAAGAGTGGTTCATTGATGAAAATGGGGCTTACTTCAAGCGTGAGCCCAGGGGAAGAATCGGGTGGGGCTTCGAAGATACTCCCAGAAGTCCAAATGATATCGTTCCGACGCACCATAATGATTGGCTTGTTTTGTCTTTTGATGAGACATGCGCTCTCGCAAAAAAACATGGAATTGCAATCAAGGCCGCAACGTCCGTGCAGGTGCTGTCATATGGTGATAGCGGCGAAACGCTTATGTTGAAGGATTGCTCGTTTGGATACTCAACCAAGCGAAACAAAGCGTAA
- a CDS encoding ShlB/FhaC/HecB family hemolysin secretion/activation protein, giving the protein MKGMRRWSTAIKQLSVAVALASACHEGGAQSVQTPETEELRRRSQAEAQERQRQLSLPNVVVQTLPPLGIVHDLSLPVESPCFTIDQFILDVPASLPLATRVAGASNLPLDPFRFAQNALRHYAGACIGTEGVNLIVRRLQSQFLARGYSTTRLGIPPQDLSTGVLTLTLIPGVIRAIRFTDPTLYGSWHTAFPTGPGQLLTVTDLEQGLEQLQRVPSQQATMQIVPGEAPGDSDIVVDLQRKKPWRLTATVDDSGAAPTGKWQAGLGLAVDNLLGLNDVLNLGLTTDAERQGSQRGTVGDSLSYTLPYGNWNATLSGNSTHFHQSVAGVNQTFLFGGTTRNVALMLSYLFERDAAQKNRLQFTLGKRWSHATIADTEIISQRRDTTSAELAWVHTHYWGNAQLDVTLANRWGVNWANGQAYLTGANGAPDPTSNNLHSSVQTLDATLSIPFTIARQPVTYTGTVRGQTTHSPLYLSDQFSIGNRYTVRGFDGELTLAAERGVYWRNELAFPLANSGQAAYVGLDVGKVFGPSVVDLAGNTLAGTALGVRGNLKGLTYDVFSSWALVKPRGFSTAMPAVGVSLAVQY; this is encoded by the coding sequence ATGAAAGGCATGCGACGCTGGTCTACCGCGATTAAACAACTCAGCGTGGCCGTGGCATTGGCCAGTGCCTGTCACGAAGGCGGTGCGCAAAGCGTGCAGACCCCGGAAACCGAAGAACTGCGCCGCCGCAGTCAGGCCGAGGCCCAGGAACGTCAGCGCCAGCTGTCCCTGCCCAACGTGGTGGTGCAGACGCTGCCGCCGCTGGGGATCGTCCACGATTTGTCGCTGCCGGTGGAGTCCCCGTGTTTTACGATTGACCAGTTTATTCTCGACGTACCCGCTTCTTTACCGCTGGCGACCCGCGTGGCGGGCGCGAGCAATTTGCCGCTAGACCCGTTTCGCTTTGCGCAGAATGCGTTGCGCCACTACGCCGGTGCCTGTATCGGCACCGAAGGCGTCAATCTGATCGTCCGGCGTCTGCAAAGTCAATTTCTCGCCCGTGGCTACAGCACCACGCGTCTGGGGATTCCGCCGCAGGATTTATCCACCGGCGTATTGACACTCACCCTGATACCGGGCGTGATCCGCGCCATCCGTTTTACCGATCCGACCCTGTACGGCAGCTGGCACACCGCGTTTCCGACCGGCCCCGGCCAGCTGCTCACCGTCACCGATCTGGAGCAAGGACTCGAACAACTGCAACGCGTGCCGAGCCAGCAGGCGACCATGCAGATCGTCCCCGGCGAGGCACCCGGCGACAGTGATATCGTGGTCGACCTGCAACGCAAAAAACCATGGCGGCTGACCGCGACGGTAGACGACAGCGGTGCAGCGCCCACCGGTAAATGGCAGGCCGGTCTGGGACTGGCCGTCGATAATCTGCTCGGTCTCAACGACGTGCTGAACCTGGGCCTCACCACCGACGCCGAACGCCAAGGCAGCCAGCGCGGCACGGTCGGCGACAGCCTGTCCTACACGCTCCCTTACGGCAACTGGAACGCGACGCTGTCAGGCAATAGCACGCATTTCCATCAATCGGTAGCGGGCGTGAATCAGACGTTTCTGTTTGGCGGCACCACGCGCAATGTCGCGCTGATGCTGTCGTACCTGTTCGAGCGCGATGCCGCGCAAAAGAACCGCCTGCAATTCACACTTGGCAAGCGCTGGAGCCATGCGACGATTGCCGACACTGAAATTATTTCGCAGCGGCGCGACACCACCAGCGCCGAACTGGCGTGGGTCCATACCCATTATTGGGGCAACGCGCAGCTCGATGTGACCCTCGCCAACCGCTGGGGCGTCAACTGGGCCAACGGACAAGCGTATTTAACCGGTGCGAACGGTGCGCCCGACCCGACCAGCAACAATCTCCATAGCAGCGTGCAGACCCTGGACGCCACGCTCAGCATCCCCTTTACCATCGCCCGCCAGCCGGTGACCTACACCGGCACCGTGCGCGGCCAGACCACCCATTCGCCGTTGTACCTGTCGGACCAGTTCAGTATCGGCAACCGCTACACGGTGCGCGGCTTTGATGGGGAGCTGACCTTAGCCGCCGAGCGCGGTGTGTACTGGCGTAACGAACTGGCTTTCCCGTTAGCCAACAGCGGCCAAGCCGCTTACGTCGGTCTCGATGTCGGCAAAGTCTTCGGCCCCAGCGTGGTCGATCTGGCTGGCAACACACTCGCCGGGACCGCACTCGGTGTGCGCGGCAATCTCAAAGGCCTGACCTATGACGTCTTTTCCAGCTGGGCACTGGTGAAACCGCGTGGTTTCAGCACCGCGATGCCCGCCGTCGGCGTGTCACTCGCGGTCCAATATTAA